The stretch of DNA AGACTGGCCAAGGAAAAAGAATGGAAATGCATCCACCTTGTGGGTAATAAAGAAGAAGCAAGATTGATTGAAAGCCATATGCAGAAGCAGGTCCAGCAAACCGAAAGCAAAAACCTTTTTGATCAAGAGGAGAGGAAAGTCCTGGAAGAAGTGATGCCAGCCTATTCATGATCAAAGTTGCGAGAGGAGTGAAAAAGCAGCATGCCCAGTGGCATGCTGCTTTTCCATTAGGATAGGCGTTTCCCCGCCACACCATAATTTGCTTTGTTCATTTCTTCGATGACGATGGAAACTGCTTCAGCGCGTGCGCCGGTTGTTTCGACCATTACATCGGTCATCTTTTTGATCATTTGCTCTTTTTGTTCATCTGTACGGCCTTCCAGCATTTTGACGGTAATGATTGGCATATATATCGACTCCTTAGCGATTGTGACACGTCGGGCAAAGTCCATAAAGCTCGAATGCGTGTGTATTTATATGATAATCCGCCAATTCATCTGTGTAAACCGGCAGCGGACATTTTTGGAGCGGCTTGGTCAGCCCGCAGCTTTCGCAGATGAAATGATGGTGATGCGTGCCGCTTTTACAAGCGATCTTGAAGAGTTTCTCCCCGTTTTTCTCGCGGGTCTCCAGCAGCCCAAGCTGTTCGAAAAGGCGGAGGTTTCGGTAAATCGTATCCAAACTGATGCCCTTATAGCTGGTTTCCATGAACGCAAGCAGGGCCTTTGCACTTCGATACCCTTGGGCATGAATGAAATAAGATAGAATATCCGCGCGTTTATCCGTATATTTATGACCATTTTCTTTCAGGATGGCAATGCCTTCGTCCACTTGCATATTAGGAACCCCCTTTCTCGAATGCAGTTTTTCGTTTGTTCGCAAGCAGCAGCTTTTGAACGATGAAACTCAACAGAAGGATAAGGATCGATACGACAACGATGGTACCTCCGGGCGGTATCTCGAAGTAATAGCCGGAGAACAATCCTACAATGACAGATGTCTCACCGAAGAGGATTGCAAGTATCATTGCCTGTTTGAATCCTTTGGCCAGACGGATGGCTGCTGCGACAGGAATGGTCATCAAGGCGCTTACGAGCAGCACGCCGACGATGCGGATGCTCGCTGCGATGACAAGGGCAGTCAGCAGCATGAAAATGAAGTGGATCACTTTTGCATGCAAGCCGCTGACACGTGCATGCTCTTCATCAAAGGAGAGCACGAGCAGCTGTTTGTAAAGGACGCCGATCACCAGCAAAACAATGATGGAAATGATGATGATGACTTGCAGATCGTCACTGCTGACAGCTGATACAGAGCCGAATAAATAAGAAAACAAATCGGTCGTGAAGCCATTTGCCAGTGAAATGAAGATGACGCTCAATCCGACTCCGCCGGAAAGGATGATCGGGATGGCGATTTCCTGAAAATTACGGAACATACTGCGAAGCTTCTCGATCAACAAAGAAGCGACGACGGAAAATCCAAGACCTGCATAAAATGGTGATATCACAGGTGTTGCCAGCTTTTTTTCCATTAAGAGGCCGAAAGCAATCCCGGCCAGTGTCACATGGGATAAGGCGTCCGCAATCAAGGATAACCT from Terribacillus sp. FSL K6-0262 encodes:
- a CDS encoding 2-hydroxymuconate tautomerase; this encodes MPIITVKMLEGRTDEQKEQMIKKMTDVMVETTGARAEAVSIVIEEMNKANYGVAGKRLS
- a CDS encoding metal ABC transporter permease codes for the protein MIADFLQFEFLRNTLYTGLLIGLIAPLLGCFIVVRRLSLIADALSHVTLAGIAFGLLMEKKLATPVISPFYAGLGFSVVASLLIEKLRSMFRNFQEIAIPIILSGGVGLSVIFISLANGFTTDLFSYLFGSVSAVSSDDLQVIIIISIIVLLVIGVLYKQLLVLSFDEEHARVSGLHAKVIHFIFMLLTALVIAASIRIVGVLLVSALMTIPVAAAIRLAKGFKQAMILAILFGETSVIVGLFSGYYFEIPPGGTIVVVSILILLLSFIVQKLLLANKRKTAFEKGGS
- a CDS encoding Fur family transcriptional regulator, which gives rise to MQVDEGIAILKENGHKYTDKRADILSYFIHAQGYRSAKALLAFMETSYKGISLDTIYRNLRLFEQLGLLETREKNGEKLFKIACKSGTHHHHFICESCGLTKPLQKCPLPVYTDELADYHINTHAFELYGLCPTCHNR